In Cumulibacter soli, the following proteins share a genomic window:
- a CDS encoding SDR family oxidoreductase, translating to MKLDSSVSAVVTGGASGLARASATALAEQGVKVAIFDMNEEGGKAVAAEIGATFHKVNVTDEQSVIDGFEEARAANGQERILVHCAQTSRGGKTLSKNRETGELTRFSTEDYAYSANGILVASYRLASLAALGMASLEPLEDGERGCITLTGSVAAQDAQIGQIAYGSNKAGVAGLALPLARDLMNFGIRANTILPGIFATPPMLAVGDRAPEVFANLEKSVPFPKRLGNPKEFASFVLELNRNVYFNGQVVRLDGAIRMPPK from the coding sequence ATGAAGCTCGACAGCAGCGTTTCGGCGGTCGTCACCGGCGGCGCGTCCGGTCTCGCACGGGCCAGCGCCACCGCACTCGCGGAACAGGGCGTCAAGGTCGCGATTTTCGACATGAACGAGGAAGGCGGCAAAGCCGTCGCAGCCGAGATCGGCGCAACCTTCCACAAGGTGAACGTCACCGATGAGCAGAGCGTCATCGATGGCTTTGAGGAAGCGCGCGCAGCGAACGGCCAGGAGCGCATTCTGGTGCACTGCGCACAGACCTCCCGCGGCGGCAAGACCCTCTCCAAGAACCGCGAGACCGGCGAGCTCACCCGCTTCTCCACCGAGGACTACGCCTACTCGGCCAACGGGATCTTGGTCGCGTCATACCGACTGGCCTCGCTTGCCGCGCTCGGCATGGCGTCGCTGGAGCCGCTTGAGGACGGCGAGCGCGGCTGCATCACGCTGACCGGTTCGGTCGCTGCTCAGGATGCTCAGATCGGCCAGATCGCTTACGGCTCGAACAAGGCGGGCGTCGCTGGTCTGGCGTTGCCGCTGGCTCGCGACCTGATGAACTTCGGCATCCGCGCCAACACGATCCTGCCGGGCATCTTCGCCACCCCGCCGATGCTCGCCGTCGGCGATCGCGCACCCGAGGTCTTCGCCAACCTGGAGAAGTCGGTGCCGTTCCCGAAGCGTTTGGGCAACCCGAAGGAGTTCGCATCCTTCGTTCTCGAGCTCAACCGCAACGTCTACTTCAATGGTCAGGTCGTCCGACTCGACGGCGCGATCCGGATGCCCCCGAAGTAG